Proteins co-encoded in one Callospermophilus lateralis isolate mCalLat2 chromosome 2, mCalLat2.hap1, whole genome shotgun sequence genomic window:
- the Znf214 gene encoding zinc finger protein 214 — MPPLYSLIFNQMAVTFEDVTIIFTWEEWKFLDSSQKNLYWEVMWENYTNVMSLGNLSESYKPQEERFKYLQYENFSSLQSWRNASTQIYENQNYNETIQGVDSKNVKQQDLSQCQEWLILSTQVPGYGNYELTFDGAIHRNLKFRKLIPWQSLETKTTQDFSREDFMNDSHGFRGDGNHLVISRKNLFMEKDQKFITQHSYISVEEALPVYIGEICQCDLLRDSMEEKYCVCNKCKEIRHWNSQCVLHKRNQLGENLYPYSIGTACFSQRSDFYRYPRIHISKKLYGCDEVGSNFSHGSGVYFHQRVFTGGIPYICNICGKSFSQISCLHSHQSVHTEEKHYKSECNKDLSTNSLFHIHQSLHTEEKPFKCDQCGKSFSRSSVLHVHQRVHTGEKPYKCDECGKGFSQSSNLRIHRLVHTGEKSFKCDDCGKRFTQRSNLQIHQRVHTGEKPYKCSDCGKDFSHSSDLRIHQRVHTGEKPYTCHDCGKGFSKSSKLHTHRRIHTGEKPYKCEECGKGFSQRSHLLIHQRVHTGEKPYKCADCGKGFSHSSNLHIHQRVHTGEKPYQCAKCGKGFSHSSALRIHQRVHVGEKTYKCHEYYKGFDQNSHLHNNHKRETV, encoded by the exons CCTGATCTTTAACCAGATGGCAGTAACATTTGAAGATGTAACAATTATTTTTACTTGGGAAGAGTGGAAATTCCTGGATTCTTCTCAAAAAAATCTCTACTGGGAGGTTATGTGGGAGAACTACACAAATGTCATGTCATTAG GAAACTTGAGTGAGAGCTACAAGCCACAAGAAGAACGATTCAAATACTTACAATATGAAAATTTTTCCTCCTTGCAGAGCTGGAGAAATGCTAGCACTCAGATATACGAGAATCAGAATTATAATGAAACCATTCAAGGGGTAGATTCCAAAAATGTAAAGCAACAAGATCTTTCCCAGTGTCAAGAGTGGTTAATTCTCTCCACACAAGTACCAGGGTATGGAAACTATGAACTGACCTTTGATGGTGCAATCCATAGGAACTTAAAATTCAGAAAGTTAATACCTTGGCAGTCCTTAGAAACCAAAACTACCCAAGACTTTAGTAGAGAAGATTTCATGAATGATTCCCATGGTTTTCGGGGGGACGGAAACCATCTTGTCATAtctaggaaaaatctttttatggAAAAAGACCAGAAATTCATAACTCAGCATTCTTATATCTCAGTGGAAGAAGCCCTTCCAGTATATATTGGGGAGATATGCCAGTGTGACCTACTGAGAGATTCTATGGAGGAGAAATACTGTGTATGTAATAAATGTAAAGAAATTCGTCATTGGAACTCACAATGTGTTCTCCACAAGAGAAATCAACTTGGAGAAAACCTCTATCCATACTCCATTGGCACAGCATGCTTCTCTCAGAGATCAGATTTTTACAGATATCCAAGAATCCACATAAGTAAGAAGCTGTATGGATGTGATGAAGTTGGCAGTAACTTTAGTCATGGCTCAGGAGTTTACTTTCATCAGAGAGTCTTCACAGGGGGTATAccttatatatgtaatatatgcgGTAAGAGCTTCAGTCAGATTTCTTGTCTTCATAGTCATCAAAGTGTCCATACAGAAGAGAAACACTATAAATCTGAGTGTAATAAGGACCTCAGTACAAATTCACTATTTCACATTCATCAGAGTCTTCACACAGAAGAAAAACCCTTTAAGTGTGATCAGTGTGGTAAGAGTTTTAGTCGGAGTTCAGTACTTCATGTTCATCAGAGAGTCCACACTGGAGAAAAACCATATAAGTGTGATGAATGTGGTAAGGGCTTCAGTCAGAGCTCAAATCTTCGAATTCATCGGTTAGTACACACAGGAGAGAAGTCTTTTAAATGTGATGACTGTGGTAAGCGCTTTACTCAACGCTCAAATCTTCAAATTCATCAGAGAGTGCATACAGGAGAGAAGCCTTATAAATGTAGTGACTGTGGGAAAGACTTCAGCCACAGCTCAGATCTTCGcattcaccagagggtccacacaGGAGAGAAACCTTATACCTGTCATGACTGTGGGAAGGGCTTTAGCAAGAGTTCAAAACTTCACACTCATCGAAGAatacacactggagagaaaccttaTAAATGTGAAGAGTGTGGTAAGGGATTCAGTCAGCGTTCACATCTTCTCATTCATCAGAGAGTTCATACAGGAGAAAAACCCTATAAATGTGCTGATTGCGGGAAAGGCTTTAGTCACAGCTCTAATCTTCACATCCACCAGAGGgtccatactggagagaagccttatcAATGTGCAAAGTGTGGTAAGGGTTTCAGTCATAGCTCAGCACTTCGAATTCATCAAAGAGTCCACGTGGGAGAGAAAACTTATAAATGCCATGAGTATTATAAAGGGTTTGATCAGAATTCACATCTTCACAATAATCACAAGAGAGAAACTGTATAA